In the genome of Flavobacterium panacagri, one region contains:
- a CDS encoding pectinesterase family protein, which yields MMILNFLATVVFFVNFSLNGNSNEIQYKEKTDDVKSKYDIVVDVNGTGNFKTVQEAFNSVPSLKTTETKIFVKNGIYKEKLELPLDKNNITIIGESKEKVILTYDDYASKSNGAGGTIGTSGSASFVITGNDFKAQNITFENASGPVGQAVAVRIDGDRVIFDNCKFLGFQDTLYPRESNSRQYYKNCYIEGTTDFIFGGSTVIFDQCEIFAKKGGSYITAANTPESNPYGFVFLNCKLTTNSGDSSYFLGRPWRNYARTVFIKCEMGSHIKPLGWHNWGKHEAEKTAFYAEYQSTGKGANTEARVSWSHQLSSEQFKKDYAIKAIFKDWKPN from the coding sequence ATGATGATTTTAAACTTTTTAGCGACGGTAGTTTTCTTTGTCAATTTTTCTTTAAATGGAAATTCTAACGAAATTCAGTATAAAGAAAAGACAGACGATGTAAAATCTAAATATGATATTGTCGTAGATGTCAATGGAACTGGAAATTTCAAAACCGTTCAGGAAGCATTTAATTCAGTTCCTTCATTGAAAACAACTGAAACCAAAATCTTCGTAAAAAACGGCATTTACAAAGAAAAGTTAGAATTGCCTTTAGATAAAAACAACATTACTATAATTGGAGAAAGCAAAGAAAAAGTAATTCTGACTTATGATGATTATGCTTCCAAGTCAAATGGAGCAGGCGGGACAATTGGAACTTCCGGTTCAGCTAGTTTTGTTATTACCGGAAATGATTTTAAAGCCCAGAATATCACTTTTGAAAATGCATCAGGGCCAGTTGGACAAGCCGTTGCAGTTCGAATTGATGGAGATCGAGTGATTTTTGATAACTGTAAATTCTTAGGTTTTCAGGATACTTTATATCCAAGAGAAAGTAACAGCAGACAATACTATAAGAATTGTTATATCGAAGGAACAACCGATTTTATTTTCGGAGGTTCGACAGTGATATTTGATCAATGCGAAATCTTCGCTAAAAAAGGAGGTTCTTATATCACGGCCGCAAACACACCAGAATCAAACCCATACGGATTTGTATTTCTAAACTGTAAGCTAACAACGAATTCGGGAGATAGTTCTTATTTCTTAGGAAGACCCTGGAGAAATTATGCCCGAACGGTATTTATAAAATGCGAAATGGGTTCACACATAAAACCTTTGGGTTGGCATAATTGGGGAAAACATGAAGCTGAGAAAACAGCTTTTTATGCCGAATATCAATCCACAGGAAAAGGAGCAAATACAGAAGCGAGAGTAAGCTGGTCGCATCAGCTTTCATCGGAACAATTCAAAAAGGATTATGCAATAAAAGCGATTTTTAAAGATTGGAAACCGAATTGA
- a CDS encoding glycoside hydrolase family 28 protein → MIKIKKTALIGMALCTLFSCTNSKVTSVKTSSENRQNLASLKIPFKMPEIQIPTFKNDTLNIVDFGAVPNTEALCTKAINDAISKCSESGGGVVLIPAGLWTTGPIKMKSNVNLHTQNGAFISFTSDLKQYKLIESYFEGSKVISCESPIMGIDLENIAITGEGIFDGNGAKWRPVKIGKMTAGQWDELVKSGGVLSKDGKIWYPSKGAYLGNEEKDKLPKKQTVENMEPYKEALRPVMVNFVNCKKLLLDGVTFQNSPAWNVNPLMCEHLTLRNLTIRNPWYSQNGDGLDLESCRIGSVTNCRFDVGDDAICIKSGKDKEGRDRGKPTEFFVITDCVVYHAHGGFTIGSEMSGGVKNIYAKNLTFNGTDCGLRFKSVRGRGGVVENIWMEDIRMNNIPTDAINFNLYYFGKSLTEDKETGEVAVAKEPVSEETPAFKNMYFKNIYVNGASQAMKIMGIPEMPVANIQFENMIIRADVGIQMNYTSKIDFKGLDLRLDKPGIAVSFSNSQNVNIEGFKSTGENQMFWVGGTATKDITLNSEGKKMVWDKDVKVLEAVKNEVKIN, encoded by the coding sequence ATGATAAAAATTAAAAAAACGGCACTTATCGGAATGGCATTATGTACTCTGTTTTCCTGTACGAATAGTAAAGTGACATCGGTTAAAACAAGTTCAGAAAACAGACAAAATCTGGCATCTTTAAAAATTCCTTTTAAAATGCCCGAAATTCAAATTCCGACTTTTAAAAATGATACTTTAAATATTGTTGATTTTGGCGCAGTTCCAAATACTGAAGCATTGTGTACCAAAGCCATTAACGATGCAATCAGCAAATGTTCTGAATCTGGAGGAGGCGTTGTTTTAATTCCGGCTGGTTTATGGACAACAGGGCCAATAAAAATGAAAAGTAATGTAAATCTCCATACGCAAAATGGCGCTTTTATTTCTTTTACAAGCGATTTAAAACAATACAAACTGATTGAATCTTATTTTGAAGGCAGTAAAGTCATTAGTTGTGAATCGCCGATTATGGGAATCGATTTAGAAAATATAGCCATTACAGGCGAAGGAATTTTTGATGGAAACGGCGCTAAATGGAGACCGGTTAAAATTGGAAAAATGACTGCCGGACAATGGGATGAACTGGTAAAATCGGGTGGTGTTTTATCCAAAGACGGTAAAATCTGGTATCCGTCAAAAGGAGCTTATTTGGGGAATGAAGAAAAAGATAAACTGCCTAAAAAACAGACAGTAGAAAATATGGAGCCTTATAAAGAAGCACTTCGTCCGGTTATGGTCAATTTTGTAAATTGTAAAAAACTGCTTTTAGACGGCGTTACGTTTCAAAATTCTCCTGCATGGAATGTCAATCCGTTAATGTGCGAACATCTTACTTTACGCAACTTAACGATTAGAAATCCGTGGTATTCTCAGAATGGCGATGGATTGGATTTAGAATCCTGCCGAATCGGATCGGTAACCAATTGCCGTTTTGATGTTGGAGACGATGCAATTTGCATTAAATCAGGAAAAGACAAAGAAGGCAGAGACCGTGGAAAACCAACTGAATTCTTCGTCATTACCGATTGTGTAGTGTATCACGCACACGGCGGTTTTACGATTGGAAGTGAAATGTCGGGAGGAGTTAAAAATATTTATGCCAAAAACCTAACGTTTAACGGAACAGACTGCGGACTTCGTTTTAAATCTGTTCGAGGACGTGGCGGAGTTGTTGAAAATATTTGGATGGAAGATATCCGAATGAACAATATTCCAACAGATGCCATCAATTTCAACTTGTATTATTTCGGAAAATCACTGACAGAGGATAAAGAGACAGGAGAAGTAGCAGTGGCAAAAGAACCAGTTTCTGAAGAAACGCCTGCATTTAAGAATATGTACTTCAAAAACATTTATGTAAACGGAGCCTCTCAGGCAATGAAAATTATGGGAATTCCGGAAATGCCTGTTGCAAATATTCAGTTCGAGAATATGATTATTCGCGCAGATGTTGGTATTCAAATGAATTATACCAGTAAAATCGACTTTAAAGGTTTGGATTTAAGACTAGATAAACCTGGAATTGCTGTGAGTTTTTCAAACAGTCAAAACGTAAATATTGAAGGCTTTAAATCAACAGGCGAAAACCAAATGTTCTGGGTTGGTGGAACTGCCACAAAAGACATCACATTAAATAGCGAAGGCAAGAAAATGGTATGGGATAAAGACGTAAAAGTCTTAGAAGCGGTTAAAAATGAAGTGAAAATTAATTAA
- a CDS encoding glycoside hydrolase family 88/105 protein: MTHKIKYCLLVLLVHLVSFGQSQITPIEWAKKMADSDQKRVPNPVYLDGVKFPKWNYTNGLVTLANQQLYDYTKEQKYWDYGLSYAEQLIDKDGKIGGGYELDKYSLDLINSGKILFEIYTKTKDERYKIAMDMLHKQFEGHPRNSDGGYWHKKSYPWQMWLDGVYMADPFSAQYGSVFNDPKAIDDAILQAELIQKHTYEPKTGLNFHGYDEKKVQFWANKKTGTSSHVWGRAQGWYCMALVDILDFVPENHPKRKDLIKILQKVYGAVLKAQDKKTGVWWQVMDQPGRTGNYLESTCSAMFVYAFAKAYNKGYVGEKFLKSARIGFNGIQKEFIKENPDGTISITKCCAVAGLGGKNPKDRDGSFEYYISEPIRDDDAKAVGPFIMAGIELQKVLDKK, from the coding sequence ATGACACATAAAATAAAATATTGCCTTCTCGTTTTGTTGGTTCATCTGGTTTCGTTTGGTCAATCCCAAATAACACCGATTGAATGGGCTAAGAAAATGGCAGATTCTGATCAAAAAAGAGTTCCAAATCCGGTTTATCTGGATGGCGTGAAATTTCCAAAATGGAATTATACCAATGGTTTGGTAACGCTTGCCAATCAGCAGTTATATGATTATACCAAAGAACAGAAATATTGGGATTACGGACTTTCGTATGCCGAACAGCTTATTGATAAAGACGGAAAAATTGGCGGAGGTTACGAACTCGATAAATACAGTTTGGATTTAATCAATTCAGGCAAAATACTTTTTGAGATTTATACTAAAACCAAAGACGAGCGCTATAAAATAGCAATGGACATGCTTCACAAACAGTTCGAAGGACATCCAAGAAATTCAGATGGTGGTTATTGGCACAAGAAAAGTTATCCGTGGCAAATGTGGCTTGACGGTGTTTATATGGCAGATCCTTTTTCGGCACAATATGGTTCAGTTTTTAATGATCCGAAAGCGATTGATGATGCCATTTTGCAGGCAGAATTAATTCAGAAACATACTTATGAACCTAAAACAGGTTTAAACTTTCATGGTTATGATGAAAAGAAAGTTCAGTTTTGGGCGAATAAAAAAACAGGAACTTCTTCGCATGTTTGGGGACGTGCGCAAGGTTGGTACTGTATGGCATTGGTCGATATTTTAGATTTTGTTCCTGAGAATCATCCAAAACGAAAAGACTTAATAAAAATTCTGCAAAAAGTTTATGGAGCTGTTCTAAAAGCTCAGGATAAGAAAACAGGAGTTTGGTGGCAGGTTATGGATCAGCCAGGAAGAACTGGAAATTATCTGGAATCAACCTGTTCTGCCATGTTTGTGTATGCTTTCGCAAAAGCGTATAACAAAGGGTATGTAGGAGAAAAATTTCTGAAGTCGGCTAGAATTGGTTTTAACGGAATTCAGAAAGAGTTCATCAAAGAAAACCCTGACGGAACTATTTCTATAACGAAATGCTGTGCCGTAGCCGGATTAGGCGGAAAAAATCCTAAAGACCGTGACGGCTCATTTGAATATTATATTTCGGAACCCATCAGAGATGATGATGCAAAAGCAGTTGGCCCTTTCATTATGGCAGGTATCGAATTGCAAAAAGTTTTAGACAAAAAATAA